One part of the Bradyrhizobium sp. CB1650 genome encodes these proteins:
- a CDS encoding AraC family transcriptional regulator → MPEGSLLLPTSKLGAELHQVRLRKNSTKLRRSPRGPDDLQQLSRSQALLPITPSRIFEGDHDCSIFDTICQSDGHLVADVIHPVVEISPSDTVARFKANGHGMTAESLRFTGRGRIQNHFRAPVHMLVMYEKGERSEGETFVEGLPRSALRNLERKLTFVPAGREFHDWHELRGSQMRLMYFYFEPENLKVLSKRGITDLPNAPRILFEDEALWHTALKLKAFVESRAGDPMYFGSLGTLLIHEIVRFTCGMPSIQPQLQGGLAPWQQRLVSAYIQEHLNERIPIGTLAQLVRLSPYHFCRVFKQSLGMPPHRYQTKHRVEHAKLLLEKRAGSMTEIGRAVGFSSRSAFATAFRKATGIAPADYRRSVAPPLTYE, encoded by the coding sequence ATGCCAGAAGGCTCCCTACTACTTCCGACCTCCAAATTGGGAGCCGAACTCCACCAAGTCCGTTTACGGAAGAATTCGACGAAGCTACGCCGTTCGCCGCGTGGCCCTGACGATCTGCAACAGCTTTCAAGATCGCAAGCGTTGCTCCCGATAACCCCGTCCCGAATCTTTGAAGGCGACCATGACTGCTCCATTTTTGATACAATTTGCCAATCAGATGGTCACCTCGTGGCGGACGTGATCCATCCTGTCGTTGAAATCTCTCCTTCCGACACTGTGGCACGCTTCAAGGCAAATGGGCATGGCATGACGGCCGAATCCTTGCGATTCACCGGACGAGGTAGAATCCAGAATCATTTTCGGGCTCCAGTCCATATGCTCGTGATGTACGAGAAGGGAGAGCGCAGTGAAGGAGAGACATTCGTGGAAGGTCTGCCGCGATCTGCGCTCCGAAACCTCGAGCGGAAACTGACATTCGTGCCGGCTGGCCGCGAATTTCACGATTGGCACGAGCTGCGCGGGTCGCAGATGCGGCTCATGTACTTCTACTTCGAACCTGAGAACCTGAAGGTTCTTTCTAAGCGTGGCATCACCGACCTACCGAACGCTCCACGTATACTATTTGAAGACGAAGCGCTCTGGCACACCGCGCTCAAGCTGAAGGCGTTCGTCGAGAGCCGTGCAGGAGACCCGATGTACTTCGGGAGTCTCGGTACTCTGCTCATACATGAAATCGTGCGTTTCACTTGCGGGATGCCCAGCATTCAACCTCAACTCCAAGGCGGCCTTGCACCGTGGCAGCAACGACTCGTCAGCGCCTATATCCAGGAACATCTCAATGAGCGGATACCGATTGGTACGTTGGCGCAGCTCGTTCGTCTGAGCCCATATCATTTCTGCAGGGTATTCAAGCAATCTCTCGGAATGCCGCCACATCGGTACCAAACTAAGCATCGTGTTGAGCACGCCAAGTTGCTGCTGGAAAAACGAGCGGGCTCGATGACGGAAATCGGTCGGGCGGTAGGCTTCAGCAGTCGTAGCGCGTTCGCCACGGCGTTCCGGAAGGCGACGGGAATTGCCCCGGCGGATTACCGCCGAAGCGTGGCTCCTCCTTTGACATATGAATGA
- a CDS encoding response regulator gives MSSETQISIIDDDEQSREALAGLMQAVGFTTEVFASAMDFLASPNVRHTSCLIVDVHMPRMTGTELHSRLVGSGYDIPTILITAYLDDGARTRALGQGVVGYLTKPIDEEVLLGCVESALQRAKSDENPS, from the coding sequence ATGTCTAGCGAGACTCAGATTTCGATCATCGATGATGATGAGCAATCTCGCGAGGCGTTAGCGGGTCTCATGCAGGCAGTGGGCTTCACGACTGAGGTCTTTGCATCCGCAATGGATTTCTTGGCGTCTCCTAACGTCCGCCATACCTCCTGTTTGATCGTTGATGTCCACATGCCGCGCATGACTGGGACTGAGTTGCATAGCCGCTTGGTAGGATCTGGCTATGACATACCAACAATTCTGATCACGGCTTACCTCGATGACGGCGCGCGAACTCGAGCTCTGGGTCAGGGCGTCGTTGGCTACCTGACCAAACCCATTGACGAAGAGGTTCTGCTCGGATGCGTCGAATCGGCTCTGCAGCGCGCAAAATCGGATGAAAACCCATCATGA